The Helianthus annuus cultivar XRQ/B chromosome 16, HanXRQr2.0-SUNRISE, whole genome shotgun sequence genome includes a window with the following:
- the LOC110917436 gene encoding formin-like protein 20, which produces MALFKRFFYRKPPDRLLEISERVYVFDCCFSTEVLGEDEYKVYMGGIVAELQDYYPDSSFMVFNFREGDKRTQISDILSQYDMTVMEYPRQYEGCPMLPLEMIHHFLKSSESWLSLAGQQNVLLMHCERGGWPVLAFMLAALLLFRKQYNGEQKTLEMVYKQAPRELLRLLTPLNPQPSQLRYLQYISRRNLGSDWSPSDTPLALDHIKLKSLPLFGEKGCRPVIRIYGQDSSSTTANRSSKLLFTSSKTKKQARYYQPEECELVKIDIRHRVQGDVVLECVHLDHVREEMIFRVMFHTTFVRSSVLILSRDEVDVMWDARDQIPKNFKAEVCFSDADALPSMITTEAEFDDKNGTESPTHEEFFEVEEIFSNAVDGQDGLSPKGGDLVLKKEPENRIYENGGLKLTVVVANEDDKTDGIVKEIKMEGVKGKQEKEEGAGTKLTRKNSVNLKVGLDGVGKQKGKPEIGANANVRLAKPNVVSRWIPPNKGPYTNSVHVAYPPTRYNSAPPLLAALLEEDKKSLEVGVNKTESKSRKQVVDSCVGNLEEKSTKVTSPLPPLPSPHPSTARVTPVQATSKAPPPPPPPPPPPPICAAPTLPPYPPPPPPPPPPMSGGPPTPPPPPTRVLPPPPPPPPMSRGPPPPPPPPIRGAPPPPPPPIRGAPQPPSLPGGGPPPSPPLMRGPPPPPPPPGGRAPPPPPPVARAPGPPPPPLPGARAPGPPPPPPPGARAPGPPPPPPPGARAPGPPPPPGPPRPPGVGPPPPPLGPRAPGPPSNGPIPPRGRGLMRPAGTATAARRSNLKPLHWSKVTRALQGSLWEELQRPGEPLSAPDFDVSELETLFSAIVPKKDTSKGGRRKSTGSKPEKIHLVDLRRANNTEIMLTKVKMPLPDMMAAALAMDESILDADQIENLIKFCPTKEEMELLKNYAGDKETLGKCEQFFLELMKVPRVESKLRVFLFKIQFNTQLSEFKKSLNTVNNACDEVRNSAKLKEIMKRILYLGNTLNQGTARGSAVGFKLDSLLKLTDTRASNSKMTLMHYLCRVLASRSPALLDFHVDLVSLESATKIQLKSLAEEMQAIIKGLEKVKQELVASANDGPVSEVFHKTLNEFIGFAESEVASVTNLYSVVGRNADALALYFGEDPARCPFEQVTQTLLNFVRLFRKAHEENYKQGELEKKKAQKEAEMEKAKVST; this is translated from the exons ATGGCGCTGTTTAAGCGGTTTTTTTACCGGAAACCGCCGGATCGGCTGCTTGAGATCTCCGAGAGGGTTTACG TTTTCGATTGCTGCTTCTCGACTGAAGTACTTGGAGAAGATGAGTACAAGGTTTACATGGGTGGCATTGTGGCCGAGCTACAAGACTACTATCCTGATTCATCTTTCATGGTTTTTAACTTTAGAGAAGGTGACAAAAGGACTCAAATATCAGACATATTATCGCAATACGATATGACGGTAATGGAATACCCTCGGCAGTATGAAGGGTGTCCGATGTTACCATTGGAAATGATCCATCACTTTTTGAAATCTAGTGAAAGCTGGCTCTCGTTAGCGGGTCAACAAAACGTGCTTCTAATGCACTGTGAAAGGGGTGGGTGGCCCGTGCTTGCATTTATGCTTGCGGCTCTTCTTCTGTTTAGGAAACAATATAATGGTGAACAAAAGACGCTTGAAATGGTGTATAAACAAGCTCCTAGAGAGCTTCTTCGTCTTTTAACACCTTTGAATCCACAACCGTCTCAACTGAGGTATCTTCAGTACATATCCCGGAGAAATCTAGGTTCTGATTGGTCGCCCTCAGACACACCATTGGCTTTGGATCATATCAAACTTAAATCCCTTCCTTTGTTTGGTGAAAAGGGTTGTAGACCTGTCATTCGAATCTACGGTCAGGATTCATCTTCGACAACAGCCAATAGGAGCTCTAAGCTTTTGTTTACATCCTCTAAAACCAAAAAACAAGCCCGCTACTATCAACCG GAAGAGTGTGAACTGGTGAAAATTGATATCCGTCACCGTGTTCAAGGAGATGTGGTTCTTGAATGCGTGCATTTGGATCATGTTAGGGAGGAAATGATATTCAGAGTAATGTTTCACACAACGTTTGTGCGAAGCAGTGTACTTATTTTGAGTCGTGACGAAGTTGACGTTATGTGGGATGCAAGAGATCAGATACCAAAGAACTTTAAAGCAGAG GTATGTTTTTCGGATGCTGATGCTCTACCATCTATGATCACCACAGAAGCAGAATTTGACGACAAGAACGGGACCGAAAGTCCTACACATGAAGAGTTTTTTGAGGTAGAAGAGATTTTTAGTAATGCGGTTGATGGGCAAGATGGTCTTTCACCTAAAGGTGGTGATTTGGTCTTGAAGAAAGAACCTGAAAATAGGATCTACGAAAATGGTGGTTTGAAGCTTACGGTGGTGGTTGCTAATGAAGATGATAAGACAGATGGGATTGTGAAGGAAATAAAGATGGAGGGGGTAAAAGGTAAACAAGAGAAAGAAGAGGGTGCAGGGACGAAATTGACTAGAAAAAATTCTGTTAATTTAAAAGTTGGTTTGGATGGTGTTGGAAAGCAAAAGGGTAAGCCGGAAATAGGGGCGAATGCAAATGTAAGACTTGCGAAGCCGAATGTGGTGTCTAGGTGGATCCCACCTAATAAAGGGCCATATACTAACTCGGTACATGTGGCGTATCCGCCTACTAGATATAATAGTGCACCGCCTCTGCTAGCTGCTCTGTTAGAGGAAGACAAAAAGTCGCTCGAAGTTGGTGTGAATAAAACAGAGAGTAAAAGTAGGAAACAGGTTGTTGACTCTTGTGTTGGTAATTTGGAAGAAAAGTCAACTAAGGTTACGTCACCACTTCCTCCATTACCGTCACCTCATCCTTCAACTGCAAGGGTTACTCCGGTACAAGCTACAAGCAAGGCCCCtcctccaccaccgccaccacctccgccacctccGATATGTGCAGCTCCAACCCTTCCGCCATATCCGCCAcccccacctccacctccacctccaatGAGTGGCGGACCACCTACACCTCCGCCACCCCCGACACGAGTACtcccaccacccccaccaccacctccaATGAGCAGAGGGCCACCCCCACCTCCGCCACCTCCGATCCGCGGAGCACCTCCACCTCCGCCACCTCCAATCCGTGGAGCACCTCAACCTCCATCACTACCAGGTGGTGGTCCACCGCCATCACCGCCACTGATGCGGGGaccacctcctccaccaccaccacctggaGGCCGTGCACCTCCACCGCCTCCACCTGTTGCTCGTGCACCTGGACCACCTCCACCGCCTCTGCCTGGTGCTCGTGCGCCTGGACCACCACCTCCCCCTCCACCTGGTGCTCGTGCACCTGGACCACCACCTCCGCCTCCACCTGGTGCTCGTGCACCTGGGCCACCACCTCCGCCTGGGCCGCCAAGACCTCCAGGTGTTGGGCCTCCACCACCTCCGCTCGGACCTCGTGCACCTGGACCTCCAAGCAACGGTCCTATTCCCCCTAGAGGTCGAGGACTCATGCGTCCAGCTGGAACGGCTACAGCAGCACGGAGATCTAATCTAAAGCCACTGCATTGGAGCAAGGTTACCCGTGCCTTGCAAGGAAGCTTGTGGGAAGAATTGCAAAGACCTGGAGAACCTCTAAG TGCACCCGATTTCGATGTGTCAGAACTTGAGACATTATTCTCCGCTATAGTCCCAAAGAAAGATACTTCTAAAGGAGGGCGTCGCAAATCTACTGGTTCAAAACCTGAGAAAATTCACTTG GTTGATTTAAGGAGGGCCAATAACACGGAAATCATGCTCACGAAGGTTAAGATGCCACTTCCCGACATGATG GCTGCAGCTTTAGCTATGGATGAATCAATCTTAGATGCCGATCAAATAGAGAATCTTATCAAGTTCTGTCCTACTAAAGAAGAGATGGAGCTCCTCAAG AATTATGCAGGTGACAAGGAGACGTTGGGCAAGTGTGAACAG TTCTTCCTGGAGCTCATGAAGGTGCCACGTGTGGAATCGAAGTTACGTGTTTTTCTATTCAAAATTCAATTCAACACTCAG CTCTCAGAGTTTAAGAAGAGTTTGAACACTGTGAACAATGCATGTGATGAG GTCCGCAACTCCGCTAAATTGAAGGAAATCATGAAAAGAATCCTGTATTTGGGGAATACATTAAATCAAGGAACTGCTAGAG GTTCCGCAGTTGGTTTCAAGTTGGACAGTCTTTTGAAACTCACCGATACACGCGCTTCCAACAGCAAGATGACTTTAATGCATTATCTCTGCAGG GTTCTTGCCTCTAGGTCACCGGCCCTTTTAGATTTTCATGTGGATCTTGTTAGTCTTGAGTCTGCAACTAAG ATACAATTGAAGTCTTTAGCAGAAGAAATGCAAGCAATCATTAAGGGACTGGAAAAGGTTAAACAAGAACTAGTTGCATCTGCAAATGATGGTCCTGTATCCGAAGTTTTCCATAAG ACATTAAACGAGTTCATCGGCTTTGCTGAGTCAGAAGTGGCATCTGTAACAAATTTGTATTCTGTAGTG GGTAGAAATGCTGATGCATTAGCCCTATATTTCGGTGAAGACCCTGCTCGTTGCCCTTTTGAACAAG TTACTCAGACCCTTTTAAATTTTGTGAGGCTATTTCGAAAAGCTCACGAAGAGAACTATAAACAGGGTGAACTAGAAAAAAAGAAGGCTCAAAAAGAGGCTGAAATGGAAAAAGCAAAGGTATCAACTTAA